In Rosa chinensis cultivar Old Blush chromosome 1, RchiOBHm-V2, whole genome shotgun sequence, a genomic segment contains:
- the LOC112189388 gene encoding protein MIZU-KUSSEI 1, producing the protein MGEPKPQPRPLPPSSPRSQNPEAKSFPAVANAQSPPAISLQPASNKKGPSKSRKIFLRFRAVFRSFPIIAPSCKIPVSLHHGSRTGEGHIHGGIRMTGTLFGNRKSRVSIAIQESPKCLPLLVIELGIPTGKLLQDMGVGFVRIALECEKRPGDKTKIVDEPIWMLYCNGKKSGYGVRREATDDDLSVMQVLHAISMGAGVLPNDGDELPDGEFMYMRAQFERVIGSKDSETYYMLNPDGNNGPELSVFFVRV; encoded by the coding sequence atGGGGGAACCAAAACCACAACCGCGGCCGCTGCCTCCATCCTCACCGCGGTCTCAAAACCCGGAAGCGAAGTCATTCCCAGCTGTTGCGAATGCACAATCACCACCTGCCATCTCCCTCCAACCCGCATCAAACAAAAAAGGACCCTCAAAATCCAGAAAAATTTTCCTGCGCTTCCGTGCTGTTTTCCGGTCGTTTCCCATCATAGCACCGTCGTGCAAAATCCCGGTCTCTCTCCACCACGGGAGCCGGACCGGGGAAGGACACATCCACGGTGGTATCAGGATGACTGGAACCCTATTTGGGAACCGTAAATCTAGGGTGAGCATTGCAATCCAAGAAAGCCCCAAGTGCCTCCCCCTTCTCGTAATTGAGCTAGGGATTCCCACAGGAAAGCTTCTCCAGGACATGGGAGTCGGGTTCGTGAGAATAGCCCTCGAGTGTGAGAAGAGACCAGGTGATAAGACAAAGATCGTCGATGAGCCCATATGGATGTTGTATTGCAATGGGAAGAAATCGGGGTATGGGGTTCGGAGGGAAGCGACGGACGATGACTTGAGTGTCATGCAAGTATTGCATGCAATTTCTATGGGAGCCGGGGTATTACCAAACGACGGCGACGAGTTGCCGGACGGTGAGTTCATGTATATGAGAGCACAGTTCGAGCGTGTGATCGGGTCCAAGGATTCGGAAACGTACTACATGTTGAATCCCGATGGGAATAATGGGCCTGAGCTCAGTGTGTTCTTCGTAAGGGTCTAG
- the LOC112192949 gene encoding protein LNK3, whose product MDWYFGNGIDDLVVPNDGGSDRLPSPDSWSKWGISASEYFPNKCFSMYPQFSKELNFSSGKGLFDEGEMGTSANDRDLSSSSSVCEGLSEGSLQKTSLSYNRAYNQLEDVAGLQQMDDIFLSSLLDDLPGAENVHKSSFYFRSDSSGMLASDSISTSMNLESQSISSSVHSAGSSKYLKTHAFSPELGSEKGHTTTSQFSPCNSEQKDSPPVKARTVRLMSPSEQGCMPSGVDEETSVEESVLQELEMVMTQLTKKTRICFRDALYRLADNSKGNPVSQSQDGDLAVEELSSWAAHDETTRSGSKEGTESETNTIDRAIANLMFNEIDFNAQDLSGGSSSDSKHEINGVSCQQQSDNPCRLQISHSHRNSVLPHDAEVPILGQRDVHKSFSTSNAGGKRKTPMSEFGSATEF is encoded by the exons ATGGATTGGTATTTCGGGAATGGAATTGATGACCTTGTTGTTCCAAATGATGGAGGATCTGACAGGCTTCCATCACCAGATAGCTGGTCAAAATGGGGAATAAGTGCATCTGAGTACTTTCCTAATAAATGTTTTTCCATGTATCCACAATTCAGTAAAGAACTCAACTTCAGCAGTGGGAAAGGTTTATTTGATGAAGGTGAGATGGGAACTTCTGCTAATGACAGAGATCTATCCAGCAGTTCAAGTGTTTGTGAAGGATTGTCTGAGGGCTCTCTTCAGAAGACCTCACTTTCCTACAATCGGGCCTACAATCAACTTGAGGACGTAGCAGGACTACAACAGATGGATGACATTTTCTT GAGTTCCTTACTTGATGATCTTCCTGGGGCAGAAAATGTACATAAATCGTCGTTTTATTTTCGCTCTGATTCCAGTGGCATGTTAGCCAGTGACAGTATCTCGACTAGTATGAATTTGGAATCACAAAGTATTTCAAGCAGTGTTCACAGTGCTGGCAGCTCAAAGTATCTCAAAACTCATGCATTTTCACCAGAATTGGGTTCAGAGAAGGGGCATACCACTACTTCACAGTTCAGTCCATGCAACTCAGAGCAAAAAGACTCTCCACCAGTAAAG GCACGAACGGTTAGACTCATGTCTCCATCTGAGCAAGGGTGCATGCCTAGTGGTGTGGATGAGGAAACATCAGTTGAAGAATCTGTATTGCAGGAGCTGGAAATGGTGATGACACAG TTGACCAAAAAGACCCGAATCTGTTTTCGAGATGCTTTATACCGCCTTGCCGATAACTCAAAAGGAAATCCAGTTTCCCAGAGCCAAGATGGAGACCTTGCTGTTGAAGAACTGTCTTCATGGGCAGCACATGATGAAACAACGAG GTCTGGGAGCAAGGAAGGCACAGAATCAGAGACAAACACCATTGACCGTGCAATTGCAAACCTCATGTTTAATGAGATAGACTTCAATGCACAAGACCTTTCTGGAGGATCATCATCAGACTCCAAACATGAAATCAATGGAGTGTCTTGTCAACAACAATCTGACAACCCCTGCCGGCTACAAATCTCTCATTCGCATCGCAATTCAGTTTTACCACATGATGCTGAGGTTCCTATACTTGGTCAAAGAGACGTGCATAAAAGTTTCTCAACAAGTAATGCTGGTGGAAAGAGGAAGACTCCAATGAGTGAGTTTGGGTCTGCAACTGAGTTCTAA
- the LOC112202302 gene encoding uncharacterized protein LOC112202302 codes for MADTNEDMDVMNEDDMVDEEFFEAIKGILMAIQAIIHLLAATNFDLEFIYVLSGWEGSAHDSRVLNDALSKFLLVDAGFANRRGFLAPIRGVRYHLKEFSGQGRHPENARELFNLHHASLRNVVERIFGVLKSRFTIFKTAPPFPFKKQAELVLACAGLHNFLRKECRSDLFPVEPEDEEDSEHEEDPEDEFQTQDQQREEANDWRMEIANHMWRDARPAPDPEPNPPLVVEGNNAAEQS; via the exons ATGGCAGATACAAATGAAGATATGGATGTCATGAATGAAGATGATATGGTTGATGAAGAATTTTTTGAAGCTATAAAGGGTATCTTGATGGCAATACAAGCAATTATCCATCTG TTGGCTGCTACTAACTTTGACTTGGAATTCATTTATGTGCTCAGTGGGTGGGAAGGTTCAGCTCATGATTCAAGAGTACTAAATGATGCATTGA GTAAATTTTTATTGGTGGATGCTGGATTTGCAAATAGACGTGGTTTCTTAGCACCTATTAGAGGCGTCCGCTATCATCTCAAAGAGTTCAGTGGTCAGGGTCGCCACCCTGAAAATGCGCGTGAGTTATTTAATCTTCATCATGCTTCCTTGAGAAACGTAGTTGAGAGAATATTTGGAGTACTTAAATCCCGTTTCACAATATTCAAGACTGCACCTCCATTCCCATTTAAGAAACAAGCGGAGCTAGTGTTGGCTTGTGCAGGACTTCACAACTTTCTTCGTAAGGAATGTCGTTCTGATTTATTTCCTGTTGAACCGGAGGATGAAGAAGATTCTGAACATGAAGAAGATCCGGAAGATGAATTCCAAACCCAAGACCAACAAAGAGAGGAAGCTAATGATTGGAGAATGGAGATAGCTAATCATATGTGGAGAGATGCAAGACCTGCACCTGATCCTGAACCCAATCCTCCACTCGTTGTTGAAGGCAATAATGCAGCAGAACAATCATGA